The following are from one region of the Rosistilla carotiformis genome:
- a CDS encoding DUF975 family protein has protein sequence MPIEFPCDGCQQKLRVPDNSAGKQAKCPNCARILTIPASQAASPAAAPAPMPPADDDPFNFGGGSAQPVSGGHGFSPSASANPYASPTAAARPMAGGSSGAMSVQPMDPAGAVTIAWELFKMNAALLIGAFLTQFFLNMGISVVSAILQVALVQALGDPNSPAIALTNVGTSVLNQLLQLWIGIGILRINLAVARGQEANFGMLFSGSPYILRYIGASILFGLGMFVGILLLIVPGIYFALTYWSYFYFLVDRDCGVMESFRLAGEHAKGNRGNAFLMGLISMGLSMLGALLCGVGLLVAVPVVSMMMTICYLMMTGQRFWQPRAAGM, from the coding sequence ATGCCGATCGAATTTCCCTGTGACGGGTGCCAACAGAAGTTGCGTGTCCCCGACAACAGCGCTGGCAAGCAGGCCAAGTGTCCCAATTGTGCTCGGATCTTAACGATCCCCGCGTCGCAAGCCGCCTCTCCTGCAGCGGCTCCCGCTCCAATGCCTCCGGCCGATGACGACCCCTTCAACTTTGGTGGCGGCAGCGCCCAACCGGTTTCGGGTGGTCACGGTTTTTCACCGTCGGCGTCTGCGAATCCCTACGCTTCTCCGACGGCTGCCGCTCGACCGATGGCCGGCGGCAGTTCGGGAGCGATGTCGGTTCAACCGATGGATCCCGCGGGGGCGGTGACGATCGCGTGGGAACTGTTCAAAATGAATGCGGCCCTGCTGATCGGTGCCTTCCTGACGCAGTTCTTCCTGAACATGGGAATTTCAGTGGTGTCGGCGATTCTGCAAGTCGCGTTGGTCCAAGCGTTGGGAGATCCGAATTCGCCAGCGATCGCGTTAACTAACGTGGGGACGTCGGTGCTGAACCAATTGTTGCAACTGTGGATCGGAATCGGGATCCTGCGGATCAACCTCGCTGTCGCACGTGGGCAAGAGGCGAATTTCGGTATGCTTTTCAGCGGCAGCCCCTACATCCTCCGCTACATCGGCGCATCGATCTTGTTTGGATTGGGCATGTTTGTCGGCATCCTGTTATTGATCGTGCCGGGGATTTATTTTGCCCTCACCTATTGGTCGTACTTTTACTTTTTGGTCGACCGCGATTGCGGCGTGATGGAATCGTTCCGGTTGGCTGGTGAACATGCCAAGGGGAATCGTGGCAATGCGTTTTTGATGGGCCTGATCTCGATGGGCCTGAGCATGTTGGGGGCGCTGCTTTGCGGTGTCGGGCTGTTGGTCGCGGTTCCCGTTGTCTCGATGATGATGACGATCTGCTACCTGATGATGACAGGGCAACGGTTCTGGCAGCCGCGCGCTGCTGGAATGTAG
- the tgt gene encoding tRNA guanosine(34) transglycosylase Tgt has protein sequence MPAVTIQLIAEDPNTQARAGLLTTPHGEVPTPAFMPVGTQATVKGVTVDQLKQLGASMILGNTYHLGLRPGHELIRSLGGLHRFSGWDGPILTDSGGFQIFSLAQLTKITEHGATFQSHIDGRAIELTPEHSIDIQESLGSDVAMVLDHVIALPNEPAVIEDAMERSIRWAKRCLEHASREDQARFAIVQGGLDPELRRQCAQEMSKEDFEGFAIGGLSVGEPPAEMYKTIEATIPYLPKAKPRYLMGVGTPIDLVEAIARGVDMFDCVMPTRNGRNALAFTATGSMKLRNAKFREDARPLEEDCPCPACRHSRAYIRHLFVAGEMLGPILLSIHNLTFYQRLVREARTHIQAGTYSAFLDQQRQIWNPPQSD, from the coding sequence TTGCCTGCCGTCACGATCCAGTTGATCGCCGAAGATCCAAACACTCAGGCCCGCGCTGGTTTGTTGACGACGCCTCACGGCGAAGTTCCCACGCCGGCGTTCATGCCCGTGGGAACTCAGGCGACGGTCAAAGGGGTGACGGTCGATCAATTGAAGCAGTTGGGTGCTTCGATGATCCTCGGCAACACCTACCATCTTGGGCTACGCCCCGGCCATGAACTGATTCGTTCGCTCGGCGGCCTGCATCGCTTCAGCGGATGGGACGGCCCGATCTTAACCGATTCGGGCGGCTTCCAAATCTTCAGTCTCGCCCAGCTGACGAAGATCACCGAGCACGGTGCGACGTTCCAGTCGCACATCGATGGCCGCGCGATCGAACTGACCCCCGAGCATTCGATCGACATTCAAGAATCGCTAGGCAGCGACGTGGCAATGGTCTTGGACCACGTGATCGCGTTACCTAACGAACCGGCCGTGATCGAAGATGCGATGGAGCGATCGATCCGCTGGGCGAAGCGTTGTCTGGAACATGCCTCACGCGAAGACCAAGCTCGGTTTGCGATCGTGCAAGGGGGACTGGATCCCGAACTGCGACGGCAATGCGCTCAGGAGATGAGCAAAGAAGACTTCGAAGGCTTCGCGATCGGGGGCCTCAGCGTTGGCGAACCGCCGGCGGAAATGTACAAGACGATCGAGGCAACGATCCCCTATCTGCCGAAGGCCAAGCCGCGGTATCTGATGGGGGTTGGCACGCCGATCGATCTGGTCGAAGCGATCGCTCGCGGGGTCGACATGTTCGATTGCGTGATGCCGACGCGAAACGGCCGCAACGCACTGGCCTTCACCGCCACCGGATCGATGAAGCTGCGAAACGCCAAGTTTCGTGAAGACGCTCGGCCGCTGGAAGAAGATTGCCCGTGTCCGGCTTGCCGCCACAGCCGCGCCTACATTCGCCACCTGTTTGTCGCCGGGGAGATGTTGGGGCCGATCCTGTTGTCGATCCACAACCTGACGTTTTATCAGCGGTTGGTGCGGGAAGCGCGAACGCATATCCAAGCGGGTACCTATTCAGCTTTCCTGGACCAGCAACGCCAAATTTGGAATCCCCCTCAGAGCGACTGA
- a CDS encoding serine/threonine protein kinase yields MLDTQPSDSTASPAGPVPFHDAPVPSGADRYHGDQELGRGGWGVVMRANDRQLDRHVAVKQLGAHAAGNPDLVQRFLHEGLITAQLQHPGIVPVYERGLRHEDGQPFYAMKLLDGVTLEHKLRDYHCLLPGRKKQALLYDLLRSFVDICNAIGYAHEQQIIHRDLKPANVIVGPFGETVVVDWGLAKRLGADAAEPPQPHANSMATVAAGLPITESSPTAHAPSADALHTRMGTIVGTPAYMSPEQATGAIDKLGPHSDIYALGIILYEILTGRTPYHGDDFQVTIANVIAGNCLSPRQQDRSVPPPLDSICMKAIAPQPHERYKTALQIADDVSRFLAGEKVSSHRESLVERTGRACRRRPAFVAATIVGATILALSASITSVIVSQAHRAERRAKEQALAAHAEEVVVRKQAERERHAAHQKLARVQAAADDWLRQFNMALAEDSEAAPLRRDLLQNAMRHYRSRYHRLAVQPNQQQEAASCLLQIADLQWMASDFLAAEQTYQIAQAELTSLPSTDTPERSLIRDRTRAATGLLRSALRSGESAERQTARLATELQSLESLSDAFHADSESLETLAYGQLELGTALLRSNAIGPSIAALRRGLSNATLWADQNATPLLHLTSDIETALAAAYTQDHQYLAAAHILQDLIDRIDETLQRNPNRTDWLTNRAWAQIQWGFAQQALGKPTAAVTGYRQGLADLASAWNLPMEEPLPKATLSKQSTPWRALNDRCLQHATARESNAGSTGQRPWVRVLEELQHQELN; encoded by the coding sequence ATGCTGGACACACAACCTTCCGACTCCACCGCGAGCCCCGCCGGACCGGTCCCCTTTCATGACGCGCCGGTCCCGTCGGGTGCCGATCGTTACCACGGCGACCAGGAACTGGGCCGTGGCGGCTGGGGCGTGGTCATGCGGGCAAACGACCGGCAACTGGACCGGCACGTCGCCGTCAAACAACTGGGAGCGCACGCTGCCGGGAACCCCGACTTGGTCCAGCGGTTCCTGCACGAAGGTCTGATCACCGCACAATTGCAACACCCGGGCATCGTCCCCGTCTATGAAAGAGGACTGCGCCACGAAGACGGCCAACCGTTTTACGCGATGAAGCTGTTGGACGGCGTGACGTTGGAGCACAAGCTACGCGACTACCATTGCCTGTTGCCCGGCCGCAAAAAGCAAGCCCTGCTGTATGACTTGCTGCGCAGCTTTGTCGACATCTGCAACGCCATCGGCTACGCCCACGAACAACAAATCATCCACCGCGACCTGAAACCAGCCAACGTGATTGTCGGTCCGTTTGGCGAAACCGTCGTCGTCGACTGGGGCTTGGCCAAGCGTCTGGGGGCTGACGCGGCCGAACCGCCGCAACCGCACGCCAATTCTATGGCAACCGTGGCCGCAGGGTTGCCGATCACGGAATCGTCTCCAACGGCTCACGCCCCATCGGCCGACGCCCTCCACACGCGCATGGGAACGATCGTCGGCACACCGGCCTACATGTCGCCCGAACAAGCGACCGGCGCGATCGACAAGCTAGGCCCGCACAGCGACATCTATGCGTTGGGCATCATCCTTTACGAAATATTGACCGGCCGCACACCCTATCACGGTGATGACTTCCAGGTCACGATCGCCAACGTCATCGCGGGGAATTGCCTGTCGCCGCGCCAGCAGGACCGTAGCGTCCCGCCGCCGCTGGATTCGATCTGCATGAAAGCGATCGCCCCCCAGCCTCACGAACGCTACAAAACCGCCCTCCAGATCGCCGACGATGTCAGCCGTTTTCTGGCGGGAGAGAAGGTCAGTTCCCACCGCGAATCCCTGGTCGAACGGACAGGCCGCGCGTGCCGCCGACGGCCAGCATTCGTCGCCGCGACCATCGTCGGGGCGACGATCCTCGCCCTGTCGGCATCGATCACCAGCGTGATCGTCAGCCAGGCACATCGTGCCGAACGCCGTGCCAAAGAACAGGCATTGGCGGCGCATGCGGAAGAGGTTGTTGTTCGCAAACAAGCCGAACGCGAACGGCACGCGGCCCATCAAAAGTTGGCGCGAGTCCAAGCCGCCGCCGATGATTGGTTGCGACAATTCAACATGGCCCTCGCCGAAGATTCCGAGGCCGCACCGCTGCGACGCGATCTGCTGCAGAACGCGATGCGACACTATCGATCCCGCTACCATCGACTGGCAGTTCAACCGAACCAACAACAGGAGGCCGCAAGCTGTTTGTTGCAGATCGCCGACCTTCAATGGATGGCGTCCGATTTCCTGGCGGCGGAGCAAACCTACCAGATCGCGCAAGCGGAACTCACATCCCTTCCATCCACCGACACTCCCGAACGTTCCCTGATACGTGACCGCACCCGCGCCGCGACGGGACTGTTGCGGTCGGCGCTCCGTTCGGGCGAATCCGCCGAACGGCAAACCGCCCGTCTCGCGACTGAATTGCAATCGCTCGAATCGCTCTCCGATGCGTTCCACGCCGACTCCGAATCGCTGGAAACGCTCGCCTACGGTCAACTGGAACTAGGAACCGCCCTGCTGCGTTCGAACGCCATCGGCCCGTCGATCGCGGCCCTTCGGCGGGGGCTGAGTAATGCAACGCTGTGGGCAGACCAAAATGCGACACCGTTACTGCATCTGACGTCTGACATCGAGACGGCTCTGGCCGCGGCGTATACGCAAGACCACCAATACCTCGCCGCAGCCCACATCCTTCAAGACCTGATCGACAGGATCGATGAAACGCTGCAACGCAACCCGAACCGCACCGATTGGCTGACGAATCGGGCGTGGGCACAGATCCAATGGGGCTTCGCCCAACAAGCACTCGGCAAGCCAACGGCCGCGGTGACCGGCTATCGCCAGGGACTGGCGGACCTTGCGAGCGCCTGGAATTTGCCGATGGAAGAACCGCTTCCGAAGGCAACATTGTCAAAGCAATCTACGCCGTGGCGCGCGCTGAATGATCGCTGCCTGCAGCACGCAACAGCGCGGGAATCGAATGCCGGATCGACCGGTCAACGCCCTTGGGTGCGCGTTCTCGAAGAACTTCAACACCAAGAACTGAATTAG
- a CDS encoding diguanylate cyclase — MSIIQGPTLWVDAAVAADVGSQRWLVQIHPLDLDRGPIEISETILIGRDANCCLHLPDNSVSRRHAEIEKQDDVYTIRDLESTNGVVINGMPITEHVLQTGDRIQLGSRIFRFLADHDLEAQYHETVYAMMTRDGLTGVFNKRYLLESLDREVARCRRYQRPIAVILLDVDHFKLINDTYGHLAGDEVLQQLSMRLEHVLRSDEILARFGGEEFAIVIVESDRAKALDVAERCRKACAEAAFETSAGLLEVTISLGVSAPAVDEIETQSALLDAADKFLYQAKENGRNQVAG; from the coding sequence ATGTCCATAATCCAAGGTCCTACGTTATGGGTGGACGCAGCCGTCGCAGCGGATGTCGGTTCGCAGCGTTGGTTGGTCCAGATCCACCCACTGGATTTGGATCGCGGGCCGATCGAAATCAGCGAGACCATCTTGATTGGCCGCGACGCGAACTGCTGTTTGCACCTGCCCGACAACTCGGTTTCGCGACGGCACGCGGAGATCGAAAAACAGGACGACGTGTACACGATTCGCGATTTGGAGAGCACCAACGGAGTGGTCATCAACGGCATGCCGATTACGGAGCACGTGCTGCAGACGGGCGACCGCATCCAGTTAGGCAGTCGCATCTTCCGTTTCCTGGCCGATCACGATCTCGAGGCGCAGTATCACGAGACCGTCTACGCGATGATGACCCGCGACGGGCTGACGGGCGTTTTTAATAAACGCTACCTGTTGGAAAGCCTCGATCGAGAAGTCGCCCGTTGCCGCCGCTACCAGCGGCCGATCGCCGTCATTCTTTTGGACGTCGACCACTTCAAATTGATCAACGACACGTACGGCCATTTGGCTGGCGATGAGGTCTTGCAGCAGTTGTCGATGCGGTTGGAGCACGTGCTGCGTTCGGATGAAATTTTGGCCCGGTTTGGTGGCGAAGAGTTTGCGATCGTGATCGTCGAATCGGATCGAGCGAAAGCGTTGGATGTTGCCGAGCGTTGCCGCAAGGCATGCGCCGAAGCCGCCTTCGAGACTTCGGCGGGACTGCTTGAAGTGACGATCAGTCTGGGAGTCTCCGCACCCGCGGTCGACGAAATCGAAACACAGTCGGCATTGCTTGATGCGGCCGACAAATTCTTATACCAGGCCAAGGAAAATGGCCGTAATCAAGTCGCCGGTTAA
- a CDS encoding DNA-directed RNA polymerase subunit alpha C-terminal domain-containing protein: protein MAEAHMLDLKETLLSNASFGPQEIYVIRQAISDDFTHFTELKEGVGLLEQDTDRTPASQTRLGIGQFLLGRFQDAKQTLQSADGGALAQFYIGRCHFEHCDYAEAMASFEAARTAGYNADECNLAIAAVQRYMGNAEQALATLDNMFGPVEQSAEYLYQRGATVAALGGNLPEAVALYERAIQSNPQHAGALFGLAVENDRHGNDETALELYERASKAFPTGVGVLINLGLMSEDRNDFGKAQLCYKRILDCYPDHPQARLYMKDASASGNVLYDEETQRRNDRLAQVLNISVSNFELSVRSRNCLTKMGIDTLGDLTRTSEAELLASKNFGETSLYEIREILSSKGLTLGQFAHEKKTADPPVDTSHLSPAEQALLDRPISDLNLSVRARKCMVRLGLNTIGELLRKTADELLECKNFGVTSLVEIREKLEQHNLTLRGE, encoded by the coding sequence ATGGCTGAAGCTCACATGCTCGATCTGAAGGAAACGTTGCTATCCAACGCGTCTTTTGGACCACAAGAAATCTATGTGATTCGACAAGCGATCTCCGATGATTTCACGCACTTCACGGAACTGAAAGAAGGCGTTGGGCTGTTGGAGCAAGACACCGACCGAACGCCAGCGTCGCAAACGCGACTGGGCATCGGGCAATTCCTGCTGGGACGCTTCCAAGATGCGAAGCAGACCCTGCAATCAGCCGATGGCGGTGCGTTGGCTCAGTTCTACATTGGTCGCTGCCATTTCGAACACTGCGATTACGCCGAAGCGATGGCTTCGTTCGAAGCGGCCCGCACCGCGGGATACAACGCCGACGAATGCAATCTGGCAATCGCCGCTGTCCAACGTTACATGGGGAACGCCGAACAAGCGTTGGCCACACTGGACAACATGTTCGGCCCTGTTGAGCAATCGGCGGAATACCTGTACCAACGCGGGGCAACCGTTGCTGCCTTGGGCGGCAACCTGCCCGAAGCCGTTGCATTGTACGAACGTGCCATCCAATCGAACCCACAACACGCCGGAGCGTTGTTTGGCTTGGCCGTTGAAAACGACCGCCACGGAAACGACGAAACCGCCCTCGAATTGTACGAACGCGCTTCCAAAGCGTTCCCAACCGGCGTCGGCGTTCTGATCAACTTGGGCCTGATGAGCGAAGATCGTAACGATTTCGGCAAGGCTCAACTTTGCTACAAGCGAATCCTCGACTGCTACCCCGACCACCCACAGGCTCGCCTGTACATGAAGGACGCGTCGGCATCGGGCAACGTCCTATACGACGAAGAAACGCAACGCCGCAACGACCGTTTGGCACAAGTGCTGAACATCTCGGTCTCGAACTTCGAACTGTCGGTCCGCAGTCGCAACTGTCTGACCAAGATGGGTATCGATACGCTGGGCGATTTGACCCGCACCAGCGAAGCGGAACTGCTGGCCAGCAAGAACTTCGGCGAAACCAGCCTCTACGAAATTCGCGAGATCTTGAGCAGCAAGGGACTGACCCTTGGCCAGTTCGCTCATGAAAAGAAGACCGCCGATCCGCCCGTCGACACCTCGCACCTGTCCCCTGCGGAACAAGCGTTGTTGGATCGTCCGATCTCGGATCTGAACCTGTCGGTTCGTGCTCGTAAGTGCATGGTCCGCTTGGGACTGAACACGATCGGCGAACTGCTTCGCAAGACCGCCGACGAATTGCTCGAATGCAAGAACTTCGGTGTGACCAGCTTGGTTGAGATTCGCGAGAAACTCGAACAGCACAACCTGACGCTTCGCGGCGAATAA